The Callospermophilus lateralis isolate mCalLat2 unplaced genomic scaffold, mCalLat2.hap1 Scaffold_130, whole genome shotgun sequence DNA window GGTTGGGGGTGCCCAGGCGACAGGTCACAGGGTGGGCATGGGTCAGAAGCTTGGAATGAGGCCTGGGGAACAGAGAGCAAGGGGAAGGAGGGTGCTGGGGTGGGAAGGGGCAGGGTGTGGGTTGGGCCCTGTGGGCAGGTTACCTGCTTCAGCGGCAACAGCATGAACTCCTCGGTCTTGGCCACGTCCACAAAGTGCTGCAGCACATACCTGTGTGCTGCATTGAGCAGGTCACTGCAGGAGTGCGTATCGGCAAAGCCCCGGATGCCCAGGCAGTTGGAGGGGTCCAGCTGACTCAGCAGGAACTTGCAGCAGGCATCCCGGACGCCGTTCAGCTGCAGCAGGCTGGCAGCTAGGAGCAACGTCTGTGGAACATGGAGATGGGGTCTGGTGGGAGGTGCCCAGGCTGTGAAAGTAACTGGAGGGTTTGGGGAGAGGCCTGTGAGGGGCCAGGGCATGGGGAGACCTGGCAGGAGGCACACTGCCTCACCTGTACGTTGCCCTCGCCTACTACAATCTCAGCCGTATATGCAAACTGCACCAGTTGGTCCAAGGCCTGAGGGTCAATGTCATGCAGTGTCACATGAGTCTGGCGGCTCTCACTCATCTCATCTGTGGGGACAGTAGTCAGGCTGGTACCTGTCGCGGGAGAGCTGCAGAGAGCCCCCAAGTGCCACCCAGACTGTGGTACTTGCTTGTGAACATGGCATGGAAGTAGGGGCTACAGGAGGCCAGCAGCACCTTGTGTGCATGGATCTCCTTGGAGGCCACATGCAGGATGATGTCACATAGGAGGCCACGCTGCCGCATTGGGCTCATGGCTACGAAGGCATCATGGTAGTGCCGCTTGGAGTTGTGGGCCACACTGTGGCCCTCGCGGCTCAGTAGCTGCATGGCACCTTCCATGGGGGCCTGCCTGGGCCACGCTCGCTCTGCCTCTGGGCTGCAGGTGGGCAGGGCCAGGTCAGGGTTAGCCCTGTAGGGGGCTGCTCACCCACCTCCTCTGTACCACCAGACTTCTGGGTATGGCCAGGgcagccaagtcagccatctgtcCAGCAGTCCAGTGGCCATAACGTCTGCATCAAGGCCCACCTAGTAATGCTGCCCGCCTGGAGCAAGACCTCCCCTCCTGTACAGGGAGCTACCCTGGAGCCAGACCAGACTCTCTTCTAAGCCTACTCCCACTGGGGGATCATCCAGACACTGCTGCCCTGACTGTCCAGCTTCCTCTGCCCACCTCCCTTCTCAGCTACTAAGTTCACCCATCTCTTGTTCCCCTTGAGAGACAGGTATCCTCGACCCTTCTAAGGATAGGGCTCCTGCCTTGCCAGCCACCCTTCCCATCCCTCAGCAGTACTGGGAATGTGGGAGGTGTACGCAGGGAACCGGGCAATGCCTGCTTTAAAGCAGACCCCTGGCCCCCGGTACAGCAGGTGGACCTCCCGTTGTGGAGGAATTCAAGGGCAGGCAAGGGGCTTAGGGCCTCTCTTTCCTGGCCCCCCCCCGCAGCACTCAGGACTTCCCAGAACCGCTGCCGTGGCCGAAGGACCGAGGGGCTCGGACTTCACACGACCCAGGCCTGTGGCAGCCTCTCGGGCAACGCCGTTCTCCCGAGTCCCCCGGTCCCTCCGTAGGTCCTCGGCGCCGCCCGCTCTCCGCCCTACTCACGCCGGCGGCTGCGGCGGCGGCGCCTCCGGCCCGGGCCCCGGGCTGCCGTTCTCCGGGCTCTGCGTCCTGCCGGCTGGGTGCTCGCCGTGCGGCTGCATCAGCTCAACCACGGAACTGCCGCCGCGAAGGGCGCAGGACAAACAAGAACGACTGCTGGAAGGAGGCTCAGCAGCGGTGGCCCCTCAGCGTCGCGCGCCTCCCGGGCTGCAGACAAGGTTTCTCGGCGCCGCCCGCCCCCATCTCTCGCGCTCCCACCTGAAGCCATGAGGGTGCGAACGCGCCCTCCCGCCTGGAAGCCACCGGCTACGCAGCGGAGAATCGCAGAGCCAGCCACAGGGCGGGGCTCAGCCGGGGGCGGG harbors:
- the LOC143640180 gene encoding kelch-like protein 17; protein product: MQPHGEHPAGRTQSPENGSPGPGPEAPPPQPPAPEAERAWPRQAPMEGAMQLLSREGHSVAHNSKRHYHDAFVAMSPMRQRGLLCDIILHVASKEIHAHKVLLASCSPYFHAMFTNEMSESRQTHVTLHDIDPQALDQLVQFAYTAEIVVGEGNVQTLLLAASLLQLNGVRDACCKFLLSQLDPSNCLGIRGFADTHSCSDLLNAAHRYVLQHFVDVAKTEEFMLLPLKQVLELVSSDSLNVPSEEDVYRAVLSWVKHDVDTWRQHVPRLMKCVRLPLMSRDFLLGHMDAENLVRHHPDCKDLLIEALKFHLLPEQRGVLGTSRTRPQRCEDAGPVIFAVGGGSLFAIHGNCEAYDTRTDRWHVVASMSTRRAQVGVAAVGIRLYAVGGYDRTSDLATVESYDPVTNTWQPEVSMGMRRSCLGIAALHGLLYADGGYDGASCLSR